Proteins encoded in a region of the Cardiocondyla obscurior isolate alpha-2009 linkage group LG18, Cobs3.1, whole genome shotgun sequence genome:
- the Doa gene encoding serine/threonine-protein kinase Doa isoform X7 — MIVGYLCCALQDRQELGRMQVLHVDLVSWRVMPGSGERVLRSRQHERGTSQERRYKRSHRRSPSSGRQHGHRERDRDRVHLAHPTSSRRTRLHRHHSSLSPSQERHRHRSPSTRSQSPRPPSFEDDEDGHLIYQSGDILANRYKVLATLGEGTFGKVVKVKDLQMDHVMALKIIKNVEKYREAAKLEINALEKIALKDPEGQHLCVKMLDWFNYHGHMCIAFEMLGLSVFDFLRDNSYQPYPLEHVRHMGYQLCYAVKFLHDNKLTHTDLKPENILFVDSDYDNTYNNRKGFLFKRRDMRRVKRTDIRLIDFGSATFDHEHHSTIVSTRHYRAPEVILELGWSQPCDVWSIGCILFELYLGITLFQTHDNREHLAMMERILGTIPHRMARKTKTKYFYHGKLDWDDKSSAGRYVRENCKLLHRYMLSDDEDHRQLFDLVQRMLEYEPSQRITLKDALTHPFFDSLPAAQRLPDPRAAGDSQQSHERSHSLSR, encoded by the exons ATGATTGTGGGTTATCTCTGTTGCGC GTTGCAAGACCGACAAGAATTGGGAAGGATGCAAGTCTTACACGTCGACCTCGTTTCCTGGAGAGTAATGCCTGGAAG CGGAGAACGAGTGCTGCGGTCTCGCCAACATGAGCGGGGTACTAGCCAGGAACGTCGTTATAAGCGTAGCCACCGGCGATCACCCAGCAGCGGAAGACAGCATGGACATCGCGAGCGTGATCGTGATCGTGTTCATTTAGCGCATCCCACGTCGTCTCGTCGAACGCGCCTGCACCGTCACCATAGCTCCTTGTCTCCCAGCCAAGAGCGGCACCGTCATCGATCACCGTCCACCAGGAGTCAG AGCCCACGACCGCCCTCCTTCGAGGACGACGAAGACGGCCACCTTATATACCAATCCGGCGACATCCTGGCAAATAGAT ATAAAGTACTGGCCACCCTAGGAGAGGGTACTTTTGGAAAAGTTGTCAAGGTTAAGGACTTGCAAAT GGATCACGTAATGGCATTGAAGATTATTAAGAACGTGGAGAAGTACAGGGAGGCCGCAAAGCTGGAGATAAATGCTCTTGAAAAGATCGCTCTCAAGGATCCGGAGGGCCAGCA TTTATGCGTAAAGATGCTTGATTGGTTTAATTATCATGGGCACATGTGCATCGCATTCGAAATGCTCGGCCTGAGCGTTTTCGATTTTCTG agGGATAACAGTTATCAGCCGTATCCATTGGAACACGTGAGGCATATGGGCTATCAGCTTTGTTACGCCGTAAAATTCTTACATGATAATAAACTGACTCATACAGATCTTAAACCAGAGAACATCTTATTCGTTGACTCGGACTACGACAACACGTATAACAATAGAAAG GGTTTTCTTTTCAAGCGGAGGGATATGAGACGCGTGAAGCGGACCGACATCAGACTTATCGACTTTGGCAGCGCTACGTTTGACCACGAACATCACAGTACGATCGTTAGCACAAGACACTATAGAGCACCCGAAGTAATTTTAG AATTAGGCTGGTCTCAACCCTGCGACGTTTGGTCTATTGGATGCATTTTATTTGAGTTATACCTGGGCATCACTTTATTTCAAACACATGATAATCGCGAACACCTGGCGATGATGGAACGCATACTTGGCACGATACCACATCGTATGGCTCGCAAAACTAAGACCAAGTACTTTTACCACGGTAAACTGGATTGGGACGACAAAAGTTCGGCTGGTAGATATGTACGAGAAAATTGCAAGCTACTACAT CGTTATATGTTATCCGATGATGAGGATCATCGTCAACTATTCGATCTTGTCCAGAGAATGTTGGAGTATGAACCCTCGCAACGCATTACTTTGAAGGATGCTTTAACTCATCCATTTTTCGATTCTTTACCAGCAGCCCAGAGATTGCCCGATCCGCGAGCAGCTGGCGATTCTCAGCAATCTCACGAACGATCacattctctctctcgatgA
- the Doa gene encoding serine/threonine-protein kinase Doa isoform X6, whose protein sequence is MPRSRRRHRSRSHSRTRSHSAGSPQYEHKRRRIDYESPQSKGTYRLQDRQELGRMQVLHVDLVSWRVMPGSGERVLRSRQHERGTSQERRYKRSHRRSPSSGRQHGHRERDRDRVHLAHPTSSRRTRLHRHHSSLSPSQERHRHRSPSTRSQSPRPPSFEDDEDGHLIYQSGDILANRYKVLATLGEGTFGKVVKVKDLQMDHVMALKIIKNVEKYREAAKLEINALEKIALKDPEGQHLCVKMLDWFNYHGHMCIAFEMLGLSVFDFLRDNSYQPYPLEHVRHMGYQLCYAVKFLHDNKLTHTDLKPENILFVDSDYDNTYNNRKGFLFKRRDMRRVKRTDIRLIDFGSATFDHEHHSTIVSTRHYRAPEVILELGWSQPCDVWSIGCILFELYLGITLFQTHDNREHLAMMERILGTIPHRMARKTKTKYFYHGKLDWDDKSSAGRYVRENCKLLHRYMLSDDEDHRQLFDLVQRMLEYEPSQRITLKDALTHPFFDSLPAAQRLPDPRAAGDSQQSHERSHSLSR, encoded by the exons GTTGCAAGACCGACAAGAATTGGGAAGGATGCAAGTCTTACACGTCGACCTCGTTTCCTGGAGAGTAATGCCTGGAAG CGGAGAACGAGTGCTGCGGTCTCGCCAACATGAGCGGGGTACTAGCCAGGAACGTCGTTATAAGCGTAGCCACCGGCGATCACCCAGCAGCGGAAGACAGCATGGACATCGCGAGCGTGATCGTGATCGTGTTCATTTAGCGCATCCCACGTCGTCTCGTCGAACGCGCCTGCACCGTCACCATAGCTCCTTGTCTCCCAGCCAAGAGCGGCACCGTCATCGATCACCGTCCACCAGGAGTCAG AGCCCACGACCGCCCTCCTTCGAGGACGACGAAGACGGCCACCTTATATACCAATCCGGCGACATCCTGGCAAATAGAT ATAAAGTACTGGCCACCCTAGGAGAGGGTACTTTTGGAAAAGTTGTCAAGGTTAAGGACTTGCAAAT GGATCACGTAATGGCATTGAAGATTATTAAGAACGTGGAGAAGTACAGGGAGGCCGCAAAGCTGGAGATAAATGCTCTTGAAAAGATCGCTCTCAAGGATCCGGAGGGCCAGCA TTTATGCGTAAAGATGCTTGATTGGTTTAATTATCATGGGCACATGTGCATCGCATTCGAAATGCTCGGCCTGAGCGTTTTCGATTTTCTG agGGATAACAGTTATCAGCCGTATCCATTGGAACACGTGAGGCATATGGGCTATCAGCTTTGTTACGCCGTAAAATTCTTACATGATAATAAACTGACTCATACAGATCTTAAACCAGAGAACATCTTATTCGTTGACTCGGACTACGACAACACGTATAACAATAGAAAG GGTTTTCTTTTCAAGCGGAGGGATATGAGACGCGTGAAGCGGACCGACATCAGACTTATCGACTTTGGCAGCGCTACGTTTGACCACGAACATCACAGTACGATCGTTAGCACAAGACACTATAGAGCACCCGAAGTAATTTTAG AATTAGGCTGGTCTCAACCCTGCGACGTTTGGTCTATTGGATGCATTTTATTTGAGTTATACCTGGGCATCACTTTATTTCAAACACATGATAATCGCGAACACCTGGCGATGATGGAACGCATACTTGGCACGATACCACATCGTATGGCTCGCAAAACTAAGACCAAGTACTTTTACCACGGTAAACTGGATTGGGACGACAAAAGTTCGGCTGGTAGATATGTACGAGAAAATTGCAAGCTACTACAT CGTTATATGTTATCCGATGATGAGGATCATCGTCAACTATTCGATCTTGTCCAGAGAATGTTGGAGTATGAACCCTCGCAACGCATTACTTTGAAGGATGCTTTAACTCATCCATTTTTCGATTCTTTACCAGCAGCCCAGAGATTGCCCGATCCGCGAGCAGCTGGCGATTCTCAGCAATCTCACGAACGATCacattctctctctcgatgA
- the Doa gene encoding dual specificity protein kinase CLK3 isoform X2 yields MFIFASRDGMSTSRQGSVAQRGRLARSSTTTSVTQMLSDSCTSLLQKLTTRVRGTSALNDRGVGATATRRSSIGRLGNTRSLLEDKYSAILDKCSGKKHADDSEQRDGRGYSWRQERDHSYYRRDDSPFVRDDKTLEPSMTRTIIKSPTSVLLSEKAYPYVSSAASREPRREKTPVYNRTSRHTLLNSEAYRRYGRHKSGHAETRNRKVRPHRNGKSEQLEATSLRLSRPVKVESFAAGKEITVDPDKTPVANSNTEGFGDVVSTAITRNTGYEALTESVDPTISDRAAKRKEIQSLILKYAAMEDTYSQLAAGGQTNARPSTTELIASKYRKSAHHNSQKDEAFKGATAPDSTSAISEMDTIRDTISPRPPSFEDDEDGHLIYQSGDILANRYKVLATLGEGTFGKVVKVKDLQMDHVMALKIIKNVEKYREAAKLEINALEKIALKDPEGQHLCVKMLDWFNYHGHMCIAFEMLGLSVFDFLRDNSYQPYPLEHVRHMGYQLCYAVKFLHDNKLTHTDLKPENILFVDSDYDNTYNNRKRRDMRRVKRTDIRLIDFGSATFDHEHHSTIVSTRHYRAPEVILELGWSQPCDVWSIGCILFELYLGITLFQTHDNREHLAMMERILGTIPHRMARKTKTKYFYHGKLDWDDKSSAGRYVRENCKLLHRYMLSDDEDHRQLFDLVQRMLEYEPSQRITLKDALTHPFFDSLPAAQRLPDPRAAGDSQQSHERSHSLSR; encoded by the exons ATGTTCATATTCGCTTCACGCGACGGCATGTCGACCTCCCGGCAGGGTTCGGTCGCTCAACGGGGTCGTCTCGCGCGCTCGTCCACCACGACCAGCGTGACGCAGATGCTGAGCGATTCGTGCACGAGTCTCCTCCAGAAGTTGACCACGAGGGTGCGGGGAACGTCCGCGCTTAACGACCGCGGCGTCGGCGCCACGGCCACCAGGCGGTCGTCCATCGGCCGGTTGGGTAACACACGTAGCCTTTTAGAAGACAAGTACAGCGCGATCTTGGACAAGTGTTCCGGCAAGAAGCACGCCGACGACTCGGAGCAGCGAGACGGACGCGGCTATTCGTGGCGGCAGGAACGCGATCACAGCTATTATCGCCGGGACGACAGTCCGTTCGTGCGTGACGATAAGACTCTCGAGCCTTCAATGACGCGCACCATCATCAAGAGTCCCACCAGCGTGCTTCTCAGCGAGAAGGCTTATCCTTACGTGAGCTCCGCAGCAAGCAGAGAGCCCAGGCGCGAGAAAACACCTGTCTACAATCGCACCTCTCGCCATACTCTGCTCAATTCGGAGGCCTATCGTCGCTACGGCAGACACAAGTCTGGACACGCGGAAACGCGTAATCGGAAAGTGAGACCGCATCGAAATGGCAAGAGCGAGCAGCTGGAAGCGACGTCCTTGAGATTGTCGCGACCAGTTAAAGTTGAATCGTTTGCGGCTGGCAAAGAGATCACGGTCGATCCGGACAAAACGCCGGTTGCCAATAGTAACACGGAGGGCTTCGGTGACGTTGTTTCAACTGCTATTACGCGTAACACCGGGTACGAAGCGCTAACAGAGAGCGTAGACCCGACGATTTCAGACCGAGCAGCCAAGCGAAAGGAGATACAGAGTCTGATCCTGAAATACGCCGCCATGGAGGACACCTACAGTCAGTTAGCAGCCGGTGGACAGACAAATGCGCGTCCCAGCACCACGGAACTCATCGCCAGCAAGTACAGGAAGAGCGCTCACCATAACAGTCAAAAAGACGAAGCATTCAAGGGTGCAACCGCGCCGGATAGCACAAGTGCGATTAGCGAGATGGACACGATTCGCGACACGATC AGCCCACGACCGCCCTCCTTCGAGGACGACGAAGACGGCCACCTTATATACCAATCCGGCGACATCCTGGCAAATAGAT ATAAAGTACTGGCCACCCTAGGAGAGGGTACTTTTGGAAAAGTTGTCAAGGTTAAGGACTTGCAAAT GGATCACGTAATGGCATTGAAGATTATTAAGAACGTGGAGAAGTACAGGGAGGCCGCAAAGCTGGAGATAAATGCTCTTGAAAAGATCGCTCTCAAGGATCCGGAGGGCCAGCA TTTATGCGTAAAGATGCTTGATTGGTTTAATTATCATGGGCACATGTGCATCGCATTCGAAATGCTCGGCCTGAGCGTTTTCGATTTTCTG agGGATAACAGTTATCAGCCGTATCCATTGGAACACGTGAGGCATATGGGCTATCAGCTTTGTTACGCCGTAAAATTCTTACATGATAATAAACTGACTCATACAGATCTTAAACCAGAGAACATCTTATTCGTTGACTCGGACTACGACAACACGTATAACAATAGAAAG CGGAGGGATATGAGACGCGTGAAGCGGACCGACATCAGACTTATCGACTTTGGCAGCGCTACGTTTGACCACGAACATCACAGTACGATCGTTAGCACAAGACACTATAGAGCACCCGAAGTAATTTTAG AATTAGGCTGGTCTCAACCCTGCGACGTTTGGTCTATTGGATGCATTTTATTTGAGTTATACCTGGGCATCACTTTATTTCAAACACATGATAATCGCGAACACCTGGCGATGATGGAACGCATACTTGGCACGATACCACATCGTATGGCTCGCAAAACTAAGACCAAGTACTTTTACCACGGTAAACTGGATTGGGACGACAAAAGTTCGGCTGGTAGATATGTACGAGAAAATTGCAAGCTACTACAT CGTTATATGTTATCCGATGATGAGGATCATCGTCAACTATTCGATCTTGTCCAGAGAATGTTGGAGTATGAACCCTCGCAACGCATTACTTTGAAGGATGCTTTAACTCATCCATTTTTCGATTCTTTACCAGCAGCCCAGAGATTGCCCGATCCGCGAGCAGCTGGCGATTCTCAGCAATCTCACGAACGATCacattctctctctcgatgA
- the Doa gene encoding dual specificity protein kinase CLK3 isoform X1, with protein sequence MFIFASRDGMSTSRQGSVAQRGRLARSSTTTSVTQMLSDSCTSLLQKLTTRVRGTSALNDRGVGATATRRSSIGRLGNTRSLLEDKYSAILDKCSGKKHADDSEQRDGRGYSWRQERDHSYYRRDDSPFVRDDKTLEPSMTRTIIKSPTSVLLSEKAYPYVSSAASREPRREKTPVYNRTSRHTLLNSEAYRRYGRHKSGHAETRNRKVRPHRNGKSEQLEATSLRLSRPVKVESFAAGKEITVDPDKTPVANSNTEGFGDVVSTAITRNTGYEALTESVDPTISDRAAKRKEIQSLILKYAAMEDTYSQLAAGGQTNARPSTTELIASKYRKSAHHNSQKDEAFKGATAPDSTSAISEMDTIRDTISPRPPSFEDDEDGHLIYQSGDILANRYKVLATLGEGTFGKVVKVKDLQMDHVMALKIIKNVEKYREAAKLEINALEKIALKDPEGQHLCVKMLDWFNYHGHMCIAFEMLGLSVFDFLRDNSYQPYPLEHVRHMGYQLCYAVKFLHDNKLTHTDLKPENILFVDSDYDNTYNNRKGFLFKRRDMRRVKRTDIRLIDFGSATFDHEHHSTIVSTRHYRAPEVILELGWSQPCDVWSIGCILFELYLGITLFQTHDNREHLAMMERILGTIPHRMARKTKTKYFYHGKLDWDDKSSAGRYVRENCKLLHRYMLSDDEDHRQLFDLVQRMLEYEPSQRITLKDALTHPFFDSLPAAQRLPDPRAAGDSQQSHERSHSLSR encoded by the exons ATGTTCATATTCGCTTCACGCGACGGCATGTCGACCTCCCGGCAGGGTTCGGTCGCTCAACGGGGTCGTCTCGCGCGCTCGTCCACCACGACCAGCGTGACGCAGATGCTGAGCGATTCGTGCACGAGTCTCCTCCAGAAGTTGACCACGAGGGTGCGGGGAACGTCCGCGCTTAACGACCGCGGCGTCGGCGCCACGGCCACCAGGCGGTCGTCCATCGGCCGGTTGGGTAACACACGTAGCCTTTTAGAAGACAAGTACAGCGCGATCTTGGACAAGTGTTCCGGCAAGAAGCACGCCGACGACTCGGAGCAGCGAGACGGACGCGGCTATTCGTGGCGGCAGGAACGCGATCACAGCTATTATCGCCGGGACGACAGTCCGTTCGTGCGTGACGATAAGACTCTCGAGCCTTCAATGACGCGCACCATCATCAAGAGTCCCACCAGCGTGCTTCTCAGCGAGAAGGCTTATCCTTACGTGAGCTCCGCAGCAAGCAGAGAGCCCAGGCGCGAGAAAACACCTGTCTACAATCGCACCTCTCGCCATACTCTGCTCAATTCGGAGGCCTATCGTCGCTACGGCAGACACAAGTCTGGACACGCGGAAACGCGTAATCGGAAAGTGAGACCGCATCGAAATGGCAAGAGCGAGCAGCTGGAAGCGACGTCCTTGAGATTGTCGCGACCAGTTAAAGTTGAATCGTTTGCGGCTGGCAAAGAGATCACGGTCGATCCGGACAAAACGCCGGTTGCCAATAGTAACACGGAGGGCTTCGGTGACGTTGTTTCAACTGCTATTACGCGTAACACCGGGTACGAAGCGCTAACAGAGAGCGTAGACCCGACGATTTCAGACCGAGCAGCCAAGCGAAAGGAGATACAGAGTCTGATCCTGAAATACGCCGCCATGGAGGACACCTACAGTCAGTTAGCAGCCGGTGGACAGACAAATGCGCGTCCCAGCACCACGGAACTCATCGCCAGCAAGTACAGGAAGAGCGCTCACCATAACAGTCAAAAAGACGAAGCATTCAAGGGTGCAACCGCGCCGGATAGCACAAGTGCGATTAGCGAGATGGACACGATTCGCGACACGATC AGCCCACGACCGCCCTCCTTCGAGGACGACGAAGACGGCCACCTTATATACCAATCCGGCGACATCCTGGCAAATAGAT ATAAAGTACTGGCCACCCTAGGAGAGGGTACTTTTGGAAAAGTTGTCAAGGTTAAGGACTTGCAAAT GGATCACGTAATGGCATTGAAGATTATTAAGAACGTGGAGAAGTACAGGGAGGCCGCAAAGCTGGAGATAAATGCTCTTGAAAAGATCGCTCTCAAGGATCCGGAGGGCCAGCA TTTATGCGTAAAGATGCTTGATTGGTTTAATTATCATGGGCACATGTGCATCGCATTCGAAATGCTCGGCCTGAGCGTTTTCGATTTTCTG agGGATAACAGTTATCAGCCGTATCCATTGGAACACGTGAGGCATATGGGCTATCAGCTTTGTTACGCCGTAAAATTCTTACATGATAATAAACTGACTCATACAGATCTTAAACCAGAGAACATCTTATTCGTTGACTCGGACTACGACAACACGTATAACAATAGAAAG GGTTTTCTTTTCAAGCGGAGGGATATGAGACGCGTGAAGCGGACCGACATCAGACTTATCGACTTTGGCAGCGCTACGTTTGACCACGAACATCACAGTACGATCGTTAGCACAAGACACTATAGAGCACCCGAAGTAATTTTAG AATTAGGCTGGTCTCAACCCTGCGACGTTTGGTCTATTGGATGCATTTTATTTGAGTTATACCTGGGCATCACTTTATTTCAAACACATGATAATCGCGAACACCTGGCGATGATGGAACGCATACTTGGCACGATACCACATCGTATGGCTCGCAAAACTAAGACCAAGTACTTTTACCACGGTAAACTGGATTGGGACGACAAAAGTTCGGCTGGTAGATATGTACGAGAAAATTGCAAGCTACTACAT CGTTATATGTTATCCGATGATGAGGATCATCGTCAACTATTCGATCTTGTCCAGAGAATGTTGGAGTATGAACCCTCGCAACGCATTACTTTGAAGGATGCTTTAACTCATCCATTTTTCGATTCTTTACCAGCAGCCCAGAGATTGCCCGATCCGCGAGCAGCTGGCGATTCTCAGCAATCTCACGAACGATCacattctctctctcgatgA